A single window of Streptomyces aquilus DNA harbors:
- the sigM gene encoding RNA polymerase sigma factor SigM: MADGTAYGDASDQDLLAAHVDGDPDAFGELVRRHRDRLWAVALRTLGDREEAADAVQDALVSAYRAAHTFRGQSAVTTWLHRITVNACLDRARKAASRKTSPVDDTERLEQLLEPHESASAPAERNDLHRQLLEALGTLPHDQRAALVLVDMQGYPVAEAARMLDVPTGTVKSRCARGRARLLPLLTHLRPENTGDSREPGGGRNRVHGTSVPPAAGSPDPGPHETGPGDSAAVKGGGGRA, from the coding sequence ATGGCAGATGGCACCGCATACGGCGACGCAAGCGATCAGGACCTCCTCGCCGCCCACGTGGACGGCGATCCCGACGCGTTCGGCGAGCTCGTAAGACGTCACCGTGATCGGCTCTGGGCCGTGGCCCTCCGCACGCTCGGGGACCGTGAGGAGGCCGCTGACGCCGTCCAGGACGCCTTGGTCTCCGCCTACCGTGCCGCACACACCTTCCGCGGCCAGTCGGCGGTCACGACATGGCTGCACCGCATCACGGTGAACGCCTGCCTCGACCGTGCCCGCAAGGCCGCCTCCCGCAAGACCTCTCCGGTCGACGACACGGAGCGCCTGGAACAGCTCCTGGAGCCGCACGAATCGGCCTCGGCGCCGGCGGAGCGCAACGACCTGCACCGCCAGCTGCTGGAGGCCCTCGGCACGCTGCCGCACGACCAGCGGGCCGCTCTCGTCCTGGTGGACATGCAGGGCTATCCGGTCGCCGAGGCCGCCCGCATGCTCGACGTGCCGACCGGGACGGTGAAGAGCCGCTGCGCCCGTGGCCGGGCCAGACTCCTCCCCCTCCTCACTCATCTACGGCCGGAAAACACCGGTGACAGCAGAGAACCGGGCGGGGGACGGAACCGGGTGCACGGGACATCCGTCCCACCGGCAGCGGGATCCCCTGACCCGGGTCCCCATGAGACAGGTCCAGGCGATTCAGCTGCTGTGAAGGGCGGAGGTGGGCGAGCGTGA
- a CDS encoding DUF6049 family protein, whose protein sequence is MAEAADFQGMSPSPARRWLRRTGALLAGAPLLAGLLQLPAAAPASAASGSSTVSVDINTLTPSVPTDGDTVTVSGTVTNDSKQTVTDAQVDLRVGPELSTRSDVDSVAQRGEFQPGLDGTIVGGKYVEKFAKLAPGVAQSFSIPVPVDELDLGSDGVYQLGVSLTGQTSVQQWQQVLGIQRTYLPWQPEDADNKTKTTVLWPLISTAHMTAETGSNAEQTPVFLNDDLAKEISPGGRLEQMLSLGKTLDVTWVIDPDLLASVDAMAGAYRIESGTGTVAGTHQAVAKQWLDDLQDAVTDKEVVALPFADPDLASLAHNGTTVSGSLSHLKEATDAATTTVETVLHVTPNTDFAWPVNGAVDPSIVKVATSAGADTVIARSDSLEETAGLPYTPSAARPIGGGTTAVVADARLSTAFEGDLTSASASTLAVQKFLASSLALNQQVDKQRSIVVAPQRTPTASQAQAMAAAVAALQGGDWTQTQTLTSAAAAKPDASATTKVPSASAYPAKLRKRELSKPAFEQIAAVQHKLDKFKVILTDQSRVVTPFGRAMNREMSTSWRGRPAEAQSYRDGVRNYLDGLTGQVKLIDKSETKLSGRSATIPVTVQNNLVQGVDHLVLRLRSTSPTRLKIGDGDYEEQRITVNGGHSQTVKFTTSAQANGQATVVAQLFTEDGQAYGDPVRFDVKVTEFTATVMLVIGGGFLLLVLAGFRMYKQRKRAAQREAEEGGSDGPDEAGQAADRPENPEGPEDRLTQESGTRPGADDPEQPSDLTPDTAAESTDPSGTGERVDR, encoded by the coding sequence GTGGCCGAGGCGGCAGACTTCCAGGGGATGAGTCCCTCACCTGCCCGCCGGTGGCTCCGGCGCACGGGAGCACTGCTCGCCGGCGCGCCTCTGCTGGCCGGACTGCTCCAGCTGCCTGCCGCCGCGCCCGCGAGCGCCGCGTCCGGCTCCAGCACCGTGTCCGTGGACATCAACACGCTCACGCCCAGCGTCCCCACGGACGGCGACACGGTGACCGTGTCCGGCACCGTGACCAACGACAGCAAGCAGACGGTCACGGACGCCCAGGTGGATCTGCGCGTCGGCCCCGAGCTCAGCACGCGCTCGGACGTCGACAGCGTCGCGCAGCGCGGCGAGTTCCAGCCGGGCCTGGACGGGACGATCGTCGGCGGCAAGTACGTCGAGAAGTTCGCCAAGCTGGCGCCCGGTGTCGCCCAGAGCTTCAGCATCCCCGTCCCGGTCGACGAGCTGGACCTCGGCTCGGACGGCGTGTACCAGCTCGGTGTCTCCCTGACCGGTCAGACCTCCGTGCAGCAGTGGCAGCAGGTCCTCGGCATCCAGAGGACGTATCTGCCCTGGCAGCCCGAAGACGCCGACAACAAGACGAAGACGACGGTCCTGTGGCCGCTGATCTCCACCGCCCACATGACCGCCGAGACGGGATCGAACGCGGAGCAGACCCCGGTCTTCCTCAACGACGACCTGGCCAAGGAGATCTCGCCGGGCGGCCGGCTGGAGCAGATGCTGTCGTTGGGCAAGACCCTGGACGTCACCTGGGTGATCGACCCGGACCTGCTGGCCTCCGTCGACGCGATGGCAGGCGCCTATCGCATCGAGTCGGGCACCGGCACGGTGGCGGGCACGCACCAGGCGGTCGCCAAGCAGTGGCTGGACGATCTTCAGGACGCGGTGACCGACAAGGAGGTCGTCGCCCTTCCGTTCGCCGACCCGGACCTCGCCTCCCTCGCCCACAACGGCACGACTGTCAGCGGCTCCCTGAGCCACCTCAAGGAAGCCACCGACGCCGCCACCACCACGGTGGAGACGGTGCTCCACGTCACGCCGAACACCGACTTCGCCTGGCCCGTGAACGGCGCCGTCGACCCGTCGATCGTCAAGGTCGCCACCTCCGCGGGCGCCGACACGGTGATCGCGCGCAGCGACAGCCTCGAAGAGACCGCCGGGCTGCCGTACACGCCCTCCGCGGCCCGCCCCATCGGCGGCGGCACCACCGCGGTGGTCGCGGACGCGCGGCTGTCCACGGCGTTCGAGGGCGACCTGACCTCGGCCTCCGCGTCCACCCTCGCCGTGCAGAAGTTCCTCGCCTCGAGCCTGGCGCTGAACCAGCAGGTGGACAAGCAGCGCAGCATCGTCGTCGCCCCGCAGCGCACGCCGACGGCGAGCCAGGCGCAGGCGATGGCCGCGGCAGTGGCCGCCCTCCAGGGCGGGGACTGGACGCAGACCCAGACCCTGACATCGGCGGCCGCCGCCAAGCCGGACGCGAGCGCCACGACCAAGGTCCCGTCGGCCTCCGCCTACCCCGCCAAGCTGCGCAAGCGGGAGCTGTCGAAGCCGGCCTTCGAGCAGATCGCGGCCGTGCAGCACAAGCTCGACAAGTTCAAGGTGATCCTCACCGACCAGTCCCGCGTGGTGACCCCCTTCGGGCGGGCCATGAACCGGGAGATGTCGACGTCGTGGCGCGGCCGCCCCGCCGAGGCGCAGAGCTACCGCGACGGCGTACGGAACTACCTCGACGGCCTGACCGGCCAGGTCAAGCTGATCGACAAGTCCGAGACCAAGCTCTCCGGGCGCAGCGCCACGATTCCCGTGACTGTGCAGAACAACCTGGTGCAGGGCGTCGACCACCTCGTCCTGCGCCTCCGCTCCACAAGCCCGACCCGTCTGAAGATCGGCGACGGCGACTACGAGGAGCAGCGGATCACGGTCAACGGGGGCCACAGCCAGACGGTGAAGTTCACCACCTCGGCACAGGCCAACGGTCAGGCGACGGTGGTCGCCCAGCTGTTCACCGAGGACGGTCAGGCGTACGGCGATCCCGTCCGGTTCGACGTGAAGGTCACCGAGTTCACGGCCACCGTGATGCTGGTCATCGGCGGCGGTTTCCTCCTTCTCGTCCTCGCCGGTTTCCGCATGTACAAGCAGCGCAAGCGCGCCGCCCAGCGGGAGGCCGAGGAGGGCGGCTCGGACGGTCCGGACGAGGCCGGGCAGGCGGCGGACCGCCCGGAGAACCCCGAGGGGCCCGAAGACCGTCTCACGCAGGAGTCCGGTACGCGGCCCGGGGCAGACGACCCGGAGCAGCCGAGTGACCTGACACCGGACACCGCAGCGGAAAGCACCGACCCTTCCGGCACGGGTGAGAGAGTGGACCGTTGA
- the murJ gene encoding murein biosynthesis integral membrane protein MurJ, giving the protein MNAPYDGDRGQAAGSSGHPEGPPPEHGQVPPQPPADMYLQDAYAQDPYRAQDISAQDPVAEALYDRAAHPPPPPGTYQPQQPLYAQPPQSPYAPDPHVWAQTPAPEPDGATQYLPYGDDPRTTQYVGVDDLVTHSAEERHEPDAFAHLFRDQQQGGGQQPYQPPSVPAPSPAPVPGAEPPMPPSADRTMNLGTAPVPPPSSPAPAAAAASAKKGGKAGGLLKSSAVMAAGTMVSRLTGFVRSAMIVSALGLGLLGDSFQVAYQLPTMIYILTVGGGLNSVFVPQLVRAMKDDEDGGEAYANRLLTLVMVALAALTALAMFAAPLLVRALSAKVANDPAANEVAITFTRYFLPSIFFMGVHVVMGQILNARGRFGAMMWTPVLNNIVIIVTLGMFLWVYGTSERSGMEVTSIPPEGQRLLGVGVLLGLVVQSLAMIPYLRETGFRLRLRFDWRGHGLGKAAMLAKWTILFVLANQAGALVVTQLSTAAGFDSGVKGTGFAAYANAQLIWGLPQAIITVSLMAALLPRISRSAAEDDSGAVRDDISQGLRTTAVAIVPIAFGFLSLGIPMCTLIFGSSGADQATNMGYMLMAFGLGLIPFSVQYVVLRAFYAYEDTRTPFYNTVIVAAVNAAASAVCYFVIPARWAVVGMAASYGLAYAVGVGVAWSRLRKKLGGDLDGARVMRTYARLCIASVPAAILSGAACYGIAHVLGQGVIGSFAALVVGGAVLLGIFFVAARKMRIEELNSLVGMVRGRLGR; this is encoded by the coding sequence ATGAACGCGCCGTACGACGGTGACCGCGGCCAGGCCGCGGGCAGCTCGGGCCACCCCGAGGGCCCGCCGCCCGAGCACGGCCAGGTACCGCCGCAGCCACCCGCGGACATGTACCTCCAGGACGCCTACGCCCAGGACCCCTACCGGGCCCAGGACATCTCCGCCCAGGACCCGGTAGCCGAGGCGCTCTACGACCGCGCCGCGCACCCCCCGCCGCCTCCGGGCACGTACCAGCCGCAGCAGCCGCTGTACGCGCAGCCCCCGCAGTCCCCGTACGCCCCGGACCCGCACGTGTGGGCCCAGACCCCGGCGCCCGAGCCGGACGGCGCGACCCAGTACCTGCCGTACGGCGACGACCCGCGTACCACGCAGTACGTGGGCGTCGACGACCTCGTCACGCACTCCGCCGAGGAGCGCCACGAGCCGGACGCGTTCGCCCACCTCTTCCGGGACCAGCAGCAGGGCGGCGGCCAGCAGCCGTACCAGCCCCCGTCGGTACCGGCTCCGTCTCCGGCCCCGGTACCGGGCGCCGAGCCGCCCATGCCGCCGTCCGCGGACAGGACCATGAACCTGGGCACCGCGCCCGTACCGCCTCCGTCATCGCCCGCTCCGGCGGCTGCTGCGGCTTCCGCGAAGAAGGGCGGGAAGGCCGGGGGGCTGCTGAAGTCCAGTGCGGTGATGGCGGCGGGCACGATGGTGTCCCGGCTCACCGGGTTCGTGCGCTCCGCCATGATCGTCTCCGCGCTGGGTCTCGGCCTTCTTGGTGACTCCTTCCAGGTCGCCTACCAGCTGCCGACGATGATCTACATCCTGACCGTCGGTGGCGGTCTGAACTCCGTTTTCGTGCCGCAACTCGTGCGGGCCATGAAGGACGACGAGGACGGCGGCGAGGCATACGCGAACCGTCTGCTGACCCTGGTGATGGTCGCGCTGGCCGCACTCACGGCCCTGGCGATGTTCGCGGCACCTCTCCTGGTCCGCGCGCTGTCCGCGAAGGTCGCCAATGACCCGGCCGCCAACGAGGTGGCCATCACCTTCACCCGTTACTTCCTGCCCTCGATCTTCTTCATGGGCGTCCACGTGGTGATGGGCCAGATCCTCAACGCCCGCGGTCGCTTCGGCGCGATGATGTGGACCCCGGTCCTGAACAACATCGTCATCATCGTGACGCTCGGCATGTTCCTGTGGGTCTACGGCACCTCGGAGCGGTCCGGCATGGAGGTCACGAGCATCCCGCCGGAGGGCCAGCGGCTCCTCGGCGTCGGTGTTCTGCTCGGCCTTGTCGTCCAGTCCCTGGCGATGATCCCTTACCTGCGCGAGACCGGCTTCCGCCTGCGACTCCGCTTCGACTGGAGGGGCCACGGCCTCGGCAAGGCCGCGATGCTGGCCAAGTGGACGATCCTCTTCGTCCTCGCCAACCAGGCGGGTGCGCTCGTGGTCACCCAGCTGTCCACCGCCGCCGGCTTCGACTCCGGTGTCAAGGGCACCGGTTTCGCCGCCTACGCGAACGCCCAGCTGATCTGGGGCCTGCCGCAGGCCATCATCACGGTCTCCCTGATGGCAGCCCTGCTGCCGCGCATCTCCCGCTCGGCCGCGGAGGACGACAGCGGTGCCGTGCGCGACGACATCTCGCAAGGCCTGCGCACCACGGCCGTCGCGATCGTCCCCATCGCCTTCGGGTTCCTCTCCCTGGGCATCCCGATGTGCACCCTGATCTTCGGTTCCTCGGGCGCCGACCAGGCCACGAACATGGGCTACATGCTGATGGCCTTCGGCCTCGGCCTGATCCCGTTCTCCGTGCAGTACGTCGTCCTTCGCGCGTTCTACGCCTACGAGGACACGAGGACCCCCTTCTACAACACGGTCATCGTGGCGGCCGTCAACGCCGCCGCCTCGGCCGTCTGCTACTTCGTCATCCCGGCGCGCTGGGCGGTCGTCGGCATGGCAGCTTCGTACGGCCTCGCCTACGCGGTTGGCGTCGGCGTCGCCTGGAGCCGCCTGCGTAAGAAGCTGGGCGGCGACCTGGACGGCGCTCGCGTCATGCGGACGTACGCCAGGCTCTGCATCGCCTCCGTACCGGCCGCGATCCTCAGCGGCGCGGCCTGCTACGGCATCGCGCACGTCCTCGGCCAAGGCGTCATCGGCTCCTTCGCCGCCCTGGTCGTCGGCGGAGCGGTCCTGCTCGGGATCTTCTTCGTGGCCGCGCGCAAGATGCGTATCGAGGAGCTGAACTCCCTGGTCGGCATGGTGCGCGGACGGCTGGGGCGCTGA
- a CDS encoding LppU/SCO3897 family protein, which produces MSTPPPQGPNPYAQGQQPYGQPQAQAPYPPQGGNPFAQGQQPGFPQQQGGVPYAPVPPAQPKRKLSFKAIKNIVIVVAAVGIAIGGYISSRDDANTAAVGDCMHRGSTDDNNPDLEVVDCSSSKAQYTVLAKIEGTFSGTLADTKCAAEAKDFQYVYTESGDGTDFLLCLKDK; this is translated from the coding sequence ATGTCTACTCCGCCGCCCCAGGGCCCGAACCCGTACGCCCAGGGCCAGCAGCCCTACGGCCAGCCGCAGGCCCAGGCCCCGTACCCGCCGCAGGGCGGCAACCCCTTCGCCCAGGGTCAGCAGCCGGGCTTCCCGCAGCAGCAGGGCGGCGTCCCCTATGCGCCGGTCCCGCCGGCGCAGCCGAAGCGCAAGCTCAGCTTCAAGGCGATCAAGAACATCGTCATCGTGGTGGCTGCTGTCGGTATCGCCATCGGCGGCTACATATCCAGCCGTGACGACGCCAACACCGCTGCGGTCGGCGACTGCATGCACCGCGGCAGCACTGACGACAACAATCCTGACCTTGAGGTCGTCGACTGCAGCTCCTCGAAGGCCCAGTACACGGTGCTGGCCAAGATCGAGGGCACGTTCAGCGGCACCCTTGCCGACACCAAGTGCGCGGCCGAGGCCAAGGACTTCCAGTACGTCTACACCGAGTCCGGTGACGGCACCGACTTCCTGCTCTGCCTGAAGGACAAGTAG
- a CDS encoding CCA tRNA nucleotidyltransferase, with protein MPNANEDKPSALSQVQHRAVSELLRVAPVADDLARRFQEAGFSLALVGGSVRDALLGRLGNDLDFTTDARPHDVLKIVRPWADAVWEVGIAFGTVGAQKDGYQIEVTTYRSEAYDRTSRKPEVSYGDSIEEDLVRRDFTVNAMAVALPEKEFIDPHGGLEDLAARVLRTPGTPEASFSDDPLRMMRAARFAAQLDFEVASEVVEAMKEMSGRIDIVSAERVRDELNKLILSAHPRKGLTLLVDTGLADHVLPELPALRLERDEHHRHKDVYDHTLIVLEQVMALEEDGPDLVLRLSALLHDIGKPRTRRFEKDGRVSFHHHEVVGAKMTKKRMTALKYSNDLVKDVSRLVELHLRFHGYGTGEWTDSAVRRYVRDAGPLLDRLHKLTRSDCTTRNKRKATALSRAYDGLEERIAQLQEQEELDAIRPDLDGNQIMKILDVGPGPAVGRAYKHLLELRLENGPMGEEAAAAALKEWWAEQN; from the coding sequence GTGCCGAACGCCAACGAAGACAAGCCCAGCGCCCTGAGCCAGGTACAGCACCGCGCGGTCAGCGAACTGCTGCGGGTCGCCCCTGTCGCCGACGACCTTGCCCGCCGTTTCCAGGAGGCCGGGTTCTCTCTCGCCCTGGTCGGCGGCTCGGTCAGGGACGCGCTGCTGGGCCGACTCGGCAACGACCTGGACTTCACGACCGACGCCCGCCCTCATGACGTGCTGAAGATCGTGCGTCCGTGGGCGGACGCCGTGTGGGAGGTCGGGATCGCCTTCGGCACGGTGGGCGCGCAGAAGGACGGCTACCAGATCGAGGTGACGACCTACCGGTCGGAGGCGTACGACCGGACCTCGCGCAAGCCCGAGGTGTCGTACGGCGACTCCATCGAGGAGGACCTCGTCCGCCGTGACTTCACGGTGAACGCGATGGCCGTGGCTCTGCCGGAGAAGGAGTTCATCGACCCGCACGGCGGCCTGGAGGACCTGGCGGCCCGAGTGCTGCGCACGCCGGGCACGCCTGAGGCGTCTTTCTCAGACGACCCGCTGCGGATGATGCGCGCGGCCCGCTTCGCGGCGCAGCTGGACTTCGAAGTGGCCTCCGAGGTCGTAGAGGCCATGAAGGAGATGTCCGGGCGCATCGACATCGTCTCGGCCGAGCGGGTCCGGGACGAGCTGAACAAGCTGATCCTGTCCGCGCACCCCCGCAAGGGTCTGACCCTGCTGGTCGACACGGGCCTCGCGGACCACGTCCTGCCCGAGCTGCCGGCCTTGCGCCTGGAGCGCGACGAGCACCACCGCCACAAGGACGTCTACGACCACACTCTGATCGTCCTGGAGCAGGTGATGGCACTGGAGGAGGACGGCCCCGACCTGGTCCTCCGCCTCTCCGCGCTCCTCCACGACATCGGCAAGCCGCGTACGCGGAGGTTCGAGAAGGACGGCCGGGTCTCGTTCCATCACCACGAGGTGGTCGGCGCGAAGATGACCAAGAAGCGCATGACGGCGTTGAAGTACTCCAACGACCTGGTGAAGGACGTCTCGCGCCTGGTCGAACTCCACCTGCGCTTCCACGGCTACGGCACGGGTGAGTGGACGGACTCCGCGGTCCGCCGCTACGTCCGTGACGCCGGCCCGCTCCTTGACCGCCTCCACAAGCTGACCCGCTCGGACTGCACGACCCGCAACAAGCGCAAGGCGACGGCGCTCTCTCGTGCCTACGACGGCCTGGAGGAGCGCATCGCCCAACTCCAGGAGCAGGAGGAACTGGACGCCATCCGCCCGGACCTGGACGGCAACCAGATCATGAAGATCCTCGACGTCGGCCCGGGCCCGGCGGTCGGCCGTGCGTACAAGCACCTGCTGGAACTGCGCCTGGAGAACGGGCCTATGGGCGAGGAGGCTGCGGCCGCGGCACTCAAGGAGTGGTGGGCCGAGCAGAACTGA
- a CDS encoding protein kinase family protein, with amino-acid sequence MAERSTAAVDVADNSGDEPLTAQADQATADGVATNRERDTDIDEAQGSGGTEGPGKASPPELHSGHKLARRYRLEECVTRLDGFSSWRAVDEKLRRAVGVHILPADHTRARSVLAAARSSALLGDPRFVQVLDAVEENDLVYVVHEWLPDATELTALLAPGPLEPHDAYQMVSQVASAMAAAHREGLAHLRLNPNAVLRTSSGQWRIRGLAVNAALRGITSETPQRTDTEAIGALLYAGLTQRWPYDNDAYGLSGLPKDIGLIAPDQVRAGVHRGLSELSMRALVNDGATASRHESACTTPEELVKAIGEMPRIRPPEPAFTAPPEYQRTTYQQGTYGRPAPHPGVTQPLPPPPPPLQSRTGKVLKWAVSALLIAALGLGSWQLADALMERNNKSDDTNQTQTTDDNDKSGDKTKPVKPLSIAGAREYVASGDAQAPDDVQLTYDGNSSTYWRTKRYNEGPTLAPYKPGVGIVYDLGSAQKISTASIGLRYDGNNTTVKLYATDSLSPSTGIDGMTEIGTATTSGKSLTVKASKSVKSRYVLLWITAVPYAPTDGYSGAGYKQAVTDVTFKG; translated from the coding sequence GTGGCGGAACGGAGCACGGCTGCCGTCGACGTGGCAGACAACAGCGGCGACGAGCCGCTGACCGCACAGGCGGACCAGGCCACGGCCGACGGGGTGGCCACTAACCGGGAGCGGGACACGGACATCGACGAGGCACAGGGGAGTGGCGGGACCGAGGGTCCCGGGAAGGCCTCACCGCCCGAGCTGCACAGCGGCCACAAGCTCGCCAGACGCTACCGGCTCGAGGAGTGCGTCACCCGGCTGGACGGGTTCAGCAGCTGGCGTGCGGTCGACGAGAAGCTCCGTCGCGCCGTCGGTGTGCACATCCTGCCCGCGGACCACACGCGAGCCCGCTCCGTCCTGGCCGCGGCCAGGTCGTCCGCGCTGCTCGGTGACCCGCGCTTCGTCCAGGTCCTGGACGCCGTCGAGGAGAACGACCTCGTCTACGTCGTCCACGAATGGCTGCCCGACGCCACCGAGCTGACCGCCCTCCTGGCCCCCGGCCCGCTGGAGCCGCACGACGCCTACCAGATGGTCAGCCAGGTCGCCTCCGCCATGGCCGCCGCCCACCGCGAAGGGCTCGCGCATCTGCGCCTGAACCCGAACGCGGTCCTGCGCACCTCCAGCGGCCAGTGGCGCATCCGCGGCCTCGCCGTGAACGCCGCGCTGCGCGGCATCACGTCCGAGACCCCGCAGCGCACGGACACCGAGGCCATCGGTGCCCTGCTGTACGCGGGCCTGACCCAGCGCTGGCCGTACGACAACGACGCCTACGGTCTGTCCGGGCTGCCCAAGGACATCGGGCTCATCGCACCCGACCAGGTACGCGCGGGCGTCCACCGCGGCCTGTCCGAGCTGTCGATGCGCGCGCTCGTCAACGACGGAGCCACCGCCTCACGCCACGAATCCGCGTGCACCACGCCGGAGGAACTGGTGAAGGCGATCGGCGAGATGCCCCGCATCCGCCCGCCGGAGCCGGCGTTCACCGCGCCCCCGGAGTACCAGCGCACGACGTACCAGCAGGGCACGTACGGCCGCCCGGCGCCGCACCCCGGCGTCACCCAGCCGCTGCCGCCCCCTCCGCCGCCGCTCCAGAGCCGAACCGGCAAGGTGCTCAAGTGGGCTGTGTCCGCGCTGCTCATCGCCGCGCTGGGCCTCGGCAGTTGGCAGCTCGCCGACGCTCTCATGGAGCGGAACAACAAGTCCGACGACACCAACCAGACCCAGACGACGGACGACAACGACAAGAGCGGCGACAAGACCAAGCCGGTCAAGCCGCTGAGCATCGCAGGCGCCCGGGAGTACGTGGCCAGCGGTGACGCACAAGCTCCGGACGACGTGCAGCTGACGTACGACGGCAACAGCTCGACGTACTGGCGCACCAAACGGTACAACGAGGGCCCGACGCTCGCCCCGTACAAGCCCGGCGTGGGTATCGTCTACGACCTCGGCTCGGCGCAGAAGATCTCGACCGCGTCGATAGGGCTCCGGTACGACGGCAACAACACGACCGTGAAGCTCTACGCCACCGACTCCCTGTCCCCCTCCACGGGGATCGACGGAATGACGGAGATCGGAACCGCCACCACGAGCGGCAAGTCTCTTACGGTGAAGGCGTCGAAGTCGGTCAAGTCGCGGTACGTGCTGCTGTGGATCACGGCGGTGCCGTACGCACCGACGGACGGCTACAGCGGGGCCGGCTACAAGCAGGCGGTCACCGACGTGACGTTCAAGGGCTGA
- a CDS encoding MFS transporter, with amino-acid sequence MAVVRDLRVLLRFQGFRRLLAVRLLSQGADGVFQVALAAYVVFSPEKQTSAAAIASAMAVLLLPYSLVGPFAGVLLDRWRRRQVFLYGNLVRAAMASATALLMVTHAPVWLFYVSALCVTAVNRFVLSGLSAALPRVVDDERLVVANSLSPTAGTLAATAGGGLAFVVRLVVADSDAAVVLLGAALYLCAALAALRISKELLGPDRALVRPGLAAALADSARDLTAGVRHLAGKPRREATWALAAMTLMRFCYGALLVMLLMLCRYEFSSTTDDGLALLGLALGISGAGFFVAAVVTPWAAGRLGPGRWIVVCAAAAAVLEPALGLPFAVAPMLVASFVLGLTTQGAKIATDTLIQSSVDDGFRGRIFSVYDVLFNIAFVGAAAVAALMLPPDGRSAVLVITVAVIYGAVAAAMARFERQ; translated from the coding sequence ATGGCCGTCGTACGTGACCTGCGCGTCCTGCTCCGCTTCCAGGGCTTCAGACGCCTTCTCGCCGTACGCCTGCTCTCCCAGGGCGCCGACGGCGTCTTCCAGGTCGCCCTCGCCGCGTACGTCGTCTTCTCCCCGGAGAAACAGACCTCGGCCGCCGCCATCGCCTCCGCCATGGCCGTCCTGCTGCTCCCCTACTCCCTGGTGGGCCCCTTCGCCGGCGTCCTGCTGGACCGCTGGCGCCGCCGCCAGGTCTTCCTCTACGGCAACTTGGTGCGCGCGGCGATGGCCTCCGCGACGGCCCTCCTCATGGTCACCCACGCCCCGGTCTGGCTCTTCTACGTCTCCGCCCTGTGCGTCACCGCCGTCAACCGCTTCGTCCTGTCCGGCCTGTCCGCCGCGCTGCCACGCGTGGTCGACGACGAACGACTGGTCGTCGCCAACTCCCTCTCCCCGACCGCCGGCACCCTCGCGGCGACCGCGGGCGGCGGTCTCGCCTTCGTCGTACGCCTGGTCGTGGCCGACTCCGACGCGGCCGTCGTGCTCCTGGGGGCGGCTCTGTACCTGTGCGCGGCGCTGGCAGCGCTGCGCATCTCTAAGGAACTACTGGGCCCCGACCGCGCGTTGGTACGCCCCGGCCTCGCCGCCGCCCTCGCCGACAGCGCCCGCGACCTGACCGCGGGCGTCCGCCACCTCGCCGGAAAGCCCCGCCGGGAAGCTACCTGGGCACTAGCCGCGATGACACTGATGCGCTTCTGCTACGGCGCCCTTCTGGTGATGCTCCTGATGCTCTGCCGCTACGAGTTCTCCTCGACGACCGACGACGGACTCGCCCTGCTGGGGCTGGCGTTGGGCATCTCGGGCGCGGGCTTCTTCGTGGCGGCTGTGGTGACACCGTGGGCGGCAGGGCGTCTAGGCCCGGGCCGCTGGATCGTCGTGTGCGCGGCAGCCGCAGCGGTCCTGGAACCCGCCCTGGGCCTCCCCTTCGCCGTCGCACCGATGCTGGTGGCGTCGTTCGTCCTGGGCCTGACCACCCAAGGCGCGAAGATCGCGACGGACACCCTCATCCAGTCCTCGGTCGACGACGGCTTCCGGGGCCGGATCTTCTCCGTCTACGACGTGCTGTTCAACATCGCCTTCGTGGGCGCGGCGGCGGTCGCCGCGTTGATGCTGCCGCCGGACGGGCGCTCTGCGGTGTTGGTGATAACAGTGGCCGTTATCTACGGGGCAGTTGCGGCGGCTATGGCCCGCTTTGAACGCCAGTAA